The following are from one region of the Achromobacter xylosoxidans genome:
- the hmgA gene encoding homogentisate 1,2-dioxygenase — MELQYQTGFGNSCATEALPGALPLGRNSPQQCPYGLYAEQLSGTAFTAPRSENRRSWLYRIRPGAQHKPFEAFDGAAGWQSTFGQGPVTPNQLRWSPLPIPAAPTDFLEGVKTWGGNGGPDELSGVGIHLYAANRSMQGRYFYNADGELLLVPQEGRLRLATELGLIDLEPLEIAVIPRGVRFRVELLDGSARGYMLENFGAAMRLPELGPIGSNCLANARDFKTPVAWYEDLEGDFELIAKFTGGFWRASIDHSPLNVVAWHGTHAPYKYDLRNFNTVGSISYDHPDPSIFTVLTAPSDTPGTANMDFAIFPPRILAMENTFRPPWFHRNIASEFMGLIQGVYDAKADGFAPGGASLHNCMSGHGPDAETFEKASHADTSKAHYIRDTMAFMFETRRVIRPTEQALASVELQGDYYRCWQGIAKHFDPSKA; from the coding sequence ATGGAACTGCAATACCAGACCGGCTTCGGCAACAGTTGCGCCACCGAAGCCCTGCCCGGCGCGCTGCCGCTGGGCCGCAACTCGCCGCAGCAATGCCCCTATGGCCTGTACGCCGAGCAGCTGTCCGGCACCGCCTTCACCGCGCCGCGCAGCGAAAACCGCCGCTCCTGGCTCTACCGCATCCGCCCCGGCGCCCAACACAAGCCGTTCGAGGCCTTTGACGGCGCCGCCGGCTGGCAAAGCACCTTCGGCCAGGGACCCGTCACGCCCAACCAGCTACGCTGGAGCCCGCTGCCGATTCCCGCCGCCCCCACCGACTTCCTGGAAGGCGTGAAGACCTGGGGCGGCAACGGCGGCCCCGACGAACTGAGCGGCGTAGGCATCCACCTGTACGCGGCCAACCGCTCGATGCAAGGACGCTACTTCTACAACGCCGACGGCGAACTGCTGCTGGTGCCGCAGGAAGGCCGCCTGCGCCTGGCCACGGAACTGGGCCTGATCGACCTGGAGCCCCTGGAAATCGCGGTCATCCCGCGCGGCGTGCGCTTCCGCGTCGAACTGCTGGACGGCAGCGCGCGCGGCTACATGCTGGAGAACTTCGGCGCGGCCATGCGTCTGCCGGAGCTGGGCCCCATCGGCTCGAACTGCCTGGCCAATGCCCGCGACTTCAAGACCCCGGTGGCCTGGTACGAAGACCTCGAAGGCGACTTCGAACTCATCGCCAAGTTCACGGGCGGCTTCTGGCGCGCATCCATCGACCATTCGCCGTTGAACGTGGTGGCCTGGCACGGCACGCACGCGCCGTACAAGTACGACCTGCGCAACTTCAACACCGTCGGCTCCATCAGCTACGACCATCCGGACCCCTCGATCTTCACCGTGCTGACCGCGCCGTCGGACACCCCGGGAACGGCCAACATGGATTTCGCGATCTTCCCGCCGCGCATCCTGGCCATGGAAAACACCTTCCGTCCGCCCTGGTTCCACCGCAACATCGCCAGCGAATTCATGGGCCTGATCCAGGGCGTCTACGACGCCAAGGCCGACGGCTTCGCGCCGGGCGGCGCCAGCCTGCACAACTGCATGAGCGGCCACGGCCCCGACGCCGAGACCTTCGAAAAGGCCTCCCACGCCGACACCAGCAAAGCCCACTACATCCGTGACACGATGGCGTTCATGTTCGAGACGCGGCGCGTCATCCGCCCCACGGAACAGGCGCTGGCCTCGGTAGAATTGCAGGGCGACTACTACCGGTGCTGGCAGGGCATCGCCAAGCATTTCGACCCCAGCAAGGCGTGA
- a CDS encoding LysR family transcriptional regulator, with translation MAELRDVDLNLLLLFQHLLEDRNLSAVARRMDLSQPAVSNALRRLREAFGDDLFVRTAQGMLPTPRAQRLAGPVSEALTMLSQALKDQDVFDAATSTRRFRVAMTDVGEIHFMPRLMEVCVQVAPLVRIDSVRVQGPDLPREMEAGRVDLAIGAFDEMGAGTLQRMLFRQGYATLFRQAHPTAHAGMSLKAFRAERHLIVSRAAPYGQVNQSMERAGVELAEHFSVPHFSAVPYIVSATDLLATVPEKLAASAAPPFGLRYITPPIRVPALQTNMYWQRRVDRDGGNQWLRALIVNTFAVGA, from the coding sequence ATGGCCGAGCTGCGCGATGTCGATCTGAACCTGCTGCTGTTGTTCCAGCATCTGCTGGAGGACCGCAATCTTTCGGCCGTGGCGCGGCGCATGGACCTGTCGCAACCGGCTGTCAGCAACGCGCTGCGCCGCTTGCGCGAAGCATTCGGCGACGATCTGTTCGTGCGCACGGCGCAGGGCATGCTGCCCACGCCGCGCGCGCAACGCCTGGCGGGGCCGGTCAGCGAGGCGTTGACCATGTTGTCGCAGGCTCTGAAGGACCAGGATGTCTTTGATGCCGCCACCAGCACGCGCCGCTTCCGGGTGGCGATGACGGACGTGGGCGAGATTCACTTCATGCCACGCCTGATGGAAGTCTGCGTGCAGGTGGCGCCGCTGGTGCGTATCGACTCCGTGCGGGTGCAGGGACCGGACCTGCCGCGGGAAATGGAGGCCGGGCGGGTGGATCTGGCGATCGGCGCCTTCGATGAAATGGGGGCGGGTACGCTGCAGCGCATGCTGTTCCGCCAGGGCTATGCGACCTTGTTCCGGCAGGCGCATCCGACGGCGCACGCCGGCATGAGCCTCAAGGCCTTCCGGGCCGAACGCCACCTCATCGTGTCGCGCGCGGCGCCTTATGGACAGGTCAATCAGTCCATGGAACGCGCCGGCGTCGAACTGGCTGAGCACTTCAGCGTGCCGCATTTTTCGGCCGTGCCCTATATCGTCAGCGCGACCGACCTGCTGGCGACCGTGCCCGAAAAACTTGCCGCCAGCGCCGCGCCGCCGTTCGGCCTGCGCTACATCACGCCGCCGATAAGAGTGCCGGCGCTGCAGACCAATATGTACTGGCAGCGCCGGGTGGACCGGGATGGCGGCAACCAGTGGCTGCGCGCGTTGATCGTCAATACGTTCGCGGTCGGGGCGTGA
- a CDS encoding DUF2783 domain-containing protein: MLITETNLVSPDDFYEALIETHRDLTNEQSQELNAALILLLANHLGDMEVLREALRQARASVAP; encoded by the coding sequence ATGCTGATTACCGAAACCAACCTGGTCTCGCCGGACGACTTCTACGAAGCGCTGATCGAGACCCACCGCGACCTCACCAACGAGCAGAGCCAGGAGCTCAATGCGGCGCTGATCCTGCTGCTGGCCAACCACCTGGGCGACATGGAAGTGCTGCGCGAGGCGCTGCGCCAGGCGCGGGCGTCGGTGGCGCCGTAG
- a CDS encoding FAD-dependent oxidoreductase, with the protein MGDIDFQAMEFAYEKHADQAASELARHQVVVVGAGPVGLTTALDLARQGVRVVVLDDDFRLSTGSRAICFSKRTLEIWDRLGVGQRMIDKGVSWNVGKVFFREQEVWRFDLLPEPGHRRPAFINLQQYYAEGYLYEQARQEPNIDLRWKNKVVGLEQRDDGVVLNVETPDGAYALHADWLIACDGARSPVRKLIGQESHGRIFRDRFLIADVKMQADFPTERWFWFDPPFHPNQSVLLHRQPDNVWRIDFQLGWNADPVEAVKPENVLPRIRALLGPDARFELEWVSVYTFACERMDKFRHGRVVFAGDSAHRVSPFGARGANSGVQDAENLAWKLKLVLAGQAPETLIDSYAVEREYAADENILNSSRATDFITPKSDISRNFRNAVLNLAKTHPFARSLVNSGRLSLPATYAGSPLNTPDTDAFSGRMVPGAVALDAPVNAQDWWLAQLDGEFVLALFCGDSLPDRETLIALQALRMAPVPVKAVLVASPQCDLSALPKELACVTDREGCLGKRYDAQAGTAYLIRPDQHITARWRAFAPGAVTAAVSRATGRA; encoded by the coding sequence GTGGGAGACATCGACTTTCAGGCGATGGAATTCGCCTATGAAAAACACGCCGACCAGGCCGCCAGCGAGCTGGCGCGCCATCAGGTGGTGGTGGTGGGAGCCGGCCCGGTCGGCCTGACCACGGCGCTGGACCTGGCGCGCCAGGGCGTGCGCGTGGTGGTGCTGGACGACGACTTCCGCCTGTCGACCGGCTCCCGCGCCATCTGCTTCTCCAAGCGCACGCTGGAGATCTGGGACCGCCTGGGCGTGGGTCAGCGCATGATCGACAAGGGCGTGTCCTGGAACGTGGGCAAGGTCTTTTTCCGCGAGCAGGAAGTCTGGCGCTTCGACCTGCTGCCCGAACCCGGCCACCGCCGCCCGGCGTTCATCAACCTGCAGCAGTACTACGCCGAAGGCTATCTGTACGAGCAGGCGCGCCAGGAACCCAATATCGATCTGCGCTGGAAGAACAAAGTTGTCGGCCTGGAACAGCGCGATGACGGCGTGGTCCTGAACGTGGAGACCCCGGACGGCGCGTATGCCTTGCATGCCGACTGGTTGATCGCCTGCGACGGCGCGCGTTCGCCGGTGCGCAAGCTGATCGGCCAGGAAAGCCATGGCCGCATCTTCCGCGACCGCTTCCTCATCGCCGACGTCAAGATGCAGGCAGACTTCCCGACCGAGCGCTGGTTCTGGTTCGACCCGCCCTTCCATCCCAACCAGTCCGTGCTGCTGCATCGCCAGCCCGACAATGTCTGGCGCATCGACTTCCAGCTGGGCTGGAACGCCGACCCGGTCGAGGCCGTCAAGCCTGAAAACGTGCTGCCGCGCATCCGCGCACTGCTGGGCCCCGACGCGCGCTTCGAGCTGGAATGGGTCAGCGTCTATACCTTCGCGTGCGAACGCATGGACAAGTTCCGCCACGGCCGTGTCGTCTTCGCCGGCGACTCCGCGCACCGCGTATCGCCGTTCGGCGCCCGCGGCGCCAACAGCGGCGTGCAGGACGCGGAGAACCTGGCCTGGAAACTGAAGCTGGTGCTAGCCGGCCAGGCGCCCGAGACGCTGATCGACAGCTACGCCGTCGAGCGCGAATACGCCGCCGACGAGAACATCCTGAACTCCTCGCGCGCCACCGACTTCATCACGCCCAAGAGCGACATCAGCCGCAACTTCCGCAACGCGGTGCTGAACCTGGCCAAGACCCATCCGTTCGCGCGCTCGCTGGTCAACAGCGGCCGCCTGTCGCTGCCCGCGACCTACGCCGGTTCACCGCTGAACACGCCGGACACCGACGCCTTCAGCGGCCGCATGGTGCCGGGCGCGGTCGCTCTGGACGCCCCCGTGAACGCGCAGGATTGGTGGCTGGCGCAGCTGGACGGCGAATTCGTGCTGGCGCTCTTCTGTGGCGACTCCCTGCCCGACCGCGAGACGCTGATCGCCCTGCAGGCCCTGCGCATGGCGCCCGTGCCGGTGAAGGCCGTGCTGGTCGCCAGCCCGCAATGCGACCTGTCCGCGCTGCCCAAGGAACTGGCTTGCGTCACGGACCGCGAAGGCTGCCTGGGCAAGCGCTATGACGCGCAAGCCGGCACGGCTTACCTGATCCGCCCCGACCAGCACATCACCGCCCGCTGGCGCGCTTTCGCCCCCGGCGCCGTCACCGCGGCCGTCAGCCGCGCCACGGGCCGCGCCTGA
- a CDS encoding MBL fold metallo-hydrolase, whose translation MSKQFASHADLDDKVVSFEKLSDNAYAYTAEGDPNTGVIIGDEAVMVVDTQATPVMAQDVIRRIREVTDKPIKYILLSHYHAVRVFGASAYNAQEILASRDTYDLIAERGEQDKASEIGRFPRLFRNAESIPPGLVWPTMTFKGEMTVNLGNLEVKLLQVGRGHTKGDTIAWLPEQKILFAGDLVEYQSTPYCGDAYFRDWPSTLDALSSFEAEKMVPGRGPALKNATEVRQGLAGTRAFLTDLYGAVNRGVAEGKDLKTIYREVYDFMKPRYSDWVIFDHCMPFDVSRAYDEATGYTHPRIWTDKRDLEMWAQLEG comes from the coding sequence ATGAGCAAGCAATTCGCCTCGCACGCCGACCTGGACGACAAGGTCGTCTCGTTCGAAAAACTGTCCGACAACGCCTATGCCTACACGGCCGAAGGCGACCCCAACACGGGCGTGATCATCGGCGACGAGGCCGTCATGGTGGTCGACACCCAGGCCACCCCGGTCATGGCGCAAGACGTGATCCGCCGCATCCGCGAAGTCACGGACAAGCCCATCAAGTACATCCTGCTGTCGCACTATCACGCCGTGCGCGTGTTCGGCGCGTCGGCCTACAACGCCCAGGAAATCCTGGCCAGCCGCGACACCTACGACCTGATCGCCGAACGCGGCGAACAGGACAAGGCCAGCGAGATCGGCCGTTTCCCCCGCCTGTTCCGTAACGCCGAATCGATTCCGCCTGGCCTGGTCTGGCCGACGATGACGTTCAAGGGCGAAATGACCGTCAACCTGGGCAACCTGGAAGTCAAGCTGCTGCAAGTGGGTCGCGGCCACACCAAGGGCGACACCATCGCCTGGCTGCCCGAGCAGAAGATCCTGTTCGCCGGCGACCTGGTCGAATACCAGTCCACCCCCTACTGCGGCGACGCCTACTTCCGCGACTGGCCCAGCACGCTGGACGCGCTGTCGAGCTTCGAAGCCGAGAAGATGGTGCCGGGACGCGGCCCCGCCTTGAAGAACGCCACTGAAGTGCGTCAGGGCCTGGCCGGCACGCGCGCCTTCCTGACCGACCTGTACGGCGCGGTGAACCGCGGCGTGGCCGAAGGCAAGGACCTGAAGACCATCTACCGCGAGGTCTACGACTTCATGAAGCCGCGCTACAGCGACTGGGTGATCTTCGACCACTGCATGCCGTTCGACGTGTCGCGCGCCTATGACGAAGCCACCGGCTACACCCACCCGCGCATCTGGACCGACAAGCGCGACCTGGAAATGTGGGCACAGCTGGAAGGCTGA
- the mutM gene encoding bifunctional DNA-formamidopyrimidine glycosylase/DNA-(apurinic or apyrimidinic site) lyase: MPELPEVETTRRGIDAVITGRTLTRLVIHESRMRWPIPQDLPAQVAGRAVLECARRGKYLLLRFEHGTQIVHLGMSGSLRSVAPGEFLRKHDHVEWVFEQAVLRLHDPRRFGAVLWHPESDGPIEAHPLLAKLGIEPFDPRFDGAWLHRHFKNHGAAIKQVLLAGMAVVGVGNIYASESLFRARINPKTPANKLSPARCERLAEMVRATLADALTSGGSTLRDYVGATGEPGAYFEIHAAVYEREGQPCRVCAIPIRRIVQGQRATYYCPKCQRN; encoded by the coding sequence ATGCCGGAACTGCCTGAAGTCGAAACCACGCGTCGGGGAATCGACGCCGTCATCACCGGCCGGACGCTGACGCGGCTGGTCATCCATGAATCCCGCATGCGCTGGCCGATCCCGCAGGATCTGCCAGCGCAGGTCGCCGGCCGCGCCGTGCTGGAATGCGCGCGCCGCGGCAAGTACCTGCTGCTGCGGTTCGAACACGGCACCCAGATCGTGCATCTGGGCATGTCGGGGTCGCTGCGCAGCGTCGCGCCCGGCGAATTCCTGCGCAAGCACGACCATGTCGAATGGGTCTTCGAGCAAGCGGTACTGCGCCTGCACGACCCGCGGCGCTTCGGCGCGGTGCTGTGGCACCCCGAATCCGACGGCCCCATAGAGGCCCATCCCCTGCTGGCCAAGCTGGGCATCGAACCCTTCGACCCGCGCTTCGACGGCGCCTGGCTGCACCGCCACTTCAAGAACCACGGCGCTGCCATCAAGCAGGTGCTGCTTGCCGGCATGGCGGTGGTGGGCGTGGGCAATATCTATGCGTCGGAAAGCCTGTTCCGCGCCCGCATCAATCCCAAGACGCCGGCCAACAAGCTGTCGCCGGCCCGCTGCGAACGCCTGGCCGAGATGGTGCGCGCCACCCTGGCCGATGCCCTGACCTCGGGCGGCAGCACGCTGCGCGACTATGTCGGGGCCACCGGCGAGCCGGGCGCCTACTTCGAGATCCACGCCGCCGTCTACGAACGCGAGGGTCAGCCCTGCCGGGTCTGCGCCATCCCGATACGGCGCATCGTCCAAGGGCAGCGTGCCACCTACTATTGCCCGAAATGCCAAAGGAATTGA
- a CDS encoding tetratricopeptide repeat protein, whose amino-acid sequence MSQCKIINCVYEDCAINRTGRVKSSFKPINIGIAALALALAAILTPPAQAADSRTRDATGPRMAPQSRHPETEVIRLRPGQLPYVSLTADIFYRVLASEIAAQRGMYGSAATTMLGLARDTGDPRLARRALEFQLAGGNLPGALDAARVWARLSPNDVEASSTELALAAANGQTKGLSQALRNRIDSSRDKPAAIGQALAVLSRLNDRRLALRILDESLSDNVRKLPAAHLALADVASASGDYTRAAQESRAALAADPKSEPAALRVLEYGYKVDPQRAQTEARAYIARNPNSRKVRLMLAGQLADSGDYNGALSELQAMSRRSPEDFDLLFMQAQLAYKAGQLPQAKNLLQQYLDVQQQRQRATVPGATDAGAAAADAHVLLARIAEDQGQYDDAIAELGRIDDPTLRYSVRMRQAALRAKSGRVDDALAMIDAAGPQDEEERTLGVLTKAQILRDADRVQQAVSVLEAADQALPDTVEIKYELAMLYERQNRLADLERMLRQVIALDPDHAHAYNALGYTLADHNQRLPEALDLITQALELAPNDPFILDSMGWVKYRMGDSAAAADYLRRAYSVRPEADIAAHLAEVLWTQGKRDQAVELLRAAVSKDPKNKTVQDVAKRLGISL is encoded by the coding sequence ATGAGCCAGTGTAAGATCATTAATTGCGTGTACGAAGATTGTGCCATCAACCGGACGGGCCGCGTGAAGTCGTCTTTCAAACCTATAAATATCGGGATCGCCGCGCTAGCGCTTGCGCTGGCAGCAATATTGACCCCGCCGGCCCAGGCCGCCGACAGCCGGACGCGCGATGCGACCGGGCCCAGGATGGCGCCCCAGAGCCGCCACCCTGAAACCGAAGTCATCCGGCTGCGCCCCGGGCAGTTGCCCTATGTCTCGCTGACCGCGGACATCTTTTATCGCGTGCTCGCGTCCGAGATCGCCGCGCAGCGCGGTATGTACGGTTCCGCGGCGACCACCATGCTGGGCCTGGCGCGGGATACCGGTGATCCACGCCTGGCCCGCCGCGCCCTGGAATTCCAGTTGGCCGGCGGTAACCTGCCGGGCGCGTTGGACGCGGCCCGGGTCTGGGCGCGCCTGTCTCCCAATGACGTCGAGGCCAGTTCCACCGAGCTGGCGCTGGCCGCGGCCAACGGCCAGACCAAGGGTCTGTCGCAGGCCTTGCGCAACCGCATCGATTCCTCGCGCGACAAGCCGGCCGCCATTGGCCAGGCGCTGGCCGTGCTGAGCCGGTTGAACGACCGCCGCCTGGCCTTGCGCATCCTGGATGAATCGTTGAGCGACAACGTGCGCAAGCTGCCGGCCGCGCACTTGGCGTTGGCGGATGTGGCTTCCGCCTCTGGCGACTACACCCGCGCCGCGCAGGAGTCCCGAGCGGCCCTGGCGGCGGATCCCAAGTCGGAGCCCGCGGCTCTGCGCGTGCTGGAGTACGGCTACAAGGTGGACCCGCAGCGCGCGCAGACCGAGGCGCGCGCCTACATCGCCCGCAACCCCAACTCCCGCAAGGTGCGCCTGATGCTGGCCGGCCAGTTGGCCGACAGCGGCGACTACAACGGCGCGTTGTCTGAATTGCAGGCCATGTCGCGCCGTTCCCCGGAAGATTTCGACCTCCTGTTCATGCAGGCGCAACTGGCCTACAAGGCCGGGCAACTGCCGCAGGCCAAGAACCTGCTGCAGCAGTACCTGGACGTGCAGCAGCAGCGCCAGCGCGCTACCGTGCCGGGCGCGACCGACGCCGGCGCCGCCGCGGCCGATGCCCATGTGCTGCTGGCCCGCATCGCCGAAGACCAGGGGCAATACGACGACGCCATTGCCGAATTGGGCCGCATCGACGATCCGACGCTGCGCTACTCGGTGCGCATGCGCCAGGCTGCCTTGCGCGCCAAGAGCGGCCGCGTGGACGACGCGCTCGCCATGATCGACGCCGCCGGTCCCCAGGACGAGGAAGAGCGCACGCTGGGCGTGCTGACCAAGGCCCAGATCCTGCGCGACGCCGACCGCGTGCAGCAGGCGGTGTCAGTGTTGGAAGCGGCCGATCAGGCGCTCCCCGACACGGTCGAGATCAAATACGAACTGGCCATGCTGTACGAGCGCCAGAACCGCCTGGCTGACCTGGAACGCATGCTGCGGCAGGTCATCGCGCTGGACCCGGATCATGCGCATGCCTATAACGCGCTGGGCTACACCCTGGCCGACCACAACCAGCGCCTGCCCGAGGCCCTGGATCTGATTACGCAAGCGCTGGAGCTTGCGCCCAACGATCCGTTCATCCTCGACAGCATGGGCTGGGTCAAGTACCGCATGGGCGATTCGGCGGCCGCCGCCGACTACCTGCGGCGCGCCTACAGCGTGCGTCCGGAAGCCGACATTGCCGCCCACTTGGCTGAAGTCCTCTGGACCCAGGGCAAGCGCGACCAAGCCGTCGAATTGCTGCGCGCCGCGGTGTCCAAGGATCCCAAGAACAAGACCGTTCAGGACGTTGCCAAGCGCCTGGGGATCAGCCTGTGA
- the lolB gene encoding lipoprotein insertase outer membrane protein LolB — translation MAMLAATLAACTTPKPIEGASADAFSRIGRFAITVNEESGKQNAVQGGFSWSDDGRHYVLDLTNPLGSTEARVEGRPGAASLTKADGTRLVADNPDALAAEALGSSMPVSGLRDWLRGKLAATPEATEVSRDELGRPAAFEQGGWRARLSRYDTLGPQLLVLERLEPGRRIMLRLVVNQP, via the coding sequence ATGGCGATGCTGGCGGCGACGCTGGCCGCCTGCACCACGCCCAAGCCGATTGAAGGCGCCAGCGCCGACGCGTTTTCGCGTATCGGCCGCTTCGCCATCACCGTCAACGAGGAAAGCGGCAAGCAGAACGCCGTGCAGGGCGGCTTCTCGTGGTCTGACGATGGCCGCCACTATGTGCTGGACTTGACCAATCCCCTGGGCTCGACCGAGGCGCGGGTGGAAGGACGGCCCGGCGCGGCCAGTCTGACCAAGGCCGACGGCACCCGTCTGGTTGCCGACAACCCCGATGCCCTGGCTGCGGAAGCGCTGGGCAGCAGCATGCCCGTGTCCGGGCTGCGCGACTGGTTGCGCGGTAAGCTGGCCGCCACGCCCGAAGCGACCGAAGTGTCGCGCGATGAACTGGGCCGCCCGGCGGCTTTCGAGCAGGGCGGCTGGCGCGCGCGGCTCTCGCGCTACGACACGCTAGGTCCCCAATTGCTGGTGCTGGAACGCCTGGAGCCGGGCCGGCGCATCATGCTGCGCCTGGTCGTCAATCAGCCTTGA
- the ispE gene encoding 4-(cytidine 5'-diphospho)-2-C-methyl-D-erythritol kinase gives MTLYDVPAPAKLNLFLHVVGRRADGYHLLQTAFRFIDLCDTLHFDVRADGVISRAQELPGVPEELDLTLRAAHALKRATGTKQGVQIGLEKRIPQGGGLGGGSSDAASVLIALNRLWGTGLSRRELMALALPLGADVPVFVFGQSAFAQGVGEDLTAVTLPDCAYLVAQPDASVPTPRIFSAPDLTRDSSSITIAVFLASPNSRFGRNDLEPVVYRLYPEVLGASRWLAEQGVLRGNPVRMSGSGACLFAEFSELSEAVLAEAEISAIMRGADKTFSQTHPRFRLVQACTGLAEHPLRNWIAR, from the coding sequence GTGACTCTCTACGACGTACCCGCTCCCGCCAAGCTCAATCTGTTCCTGCACGTCGTAGGCCGGCGCGCCGACGGTTATCACCTGCTGCAGACCGCCTTCCGCTTTATCGACCTGTGCGACACCTTGCATTTCGATGTGCGCGCCGATGGCGTCATCAGCCGCGCCCAGGAACTGCCGGGCGTGCCGGAAGAACTGGACCTGACCCTGCGCGCCGCGCATGCGCTCAAGCGGGCCACGGGCACGAAGCAGGGCGTGCAGATCGGACTGGAAAAACGCATACCGCAAGGTGGAGGGTTGGGCGGAGGCTCGAGCGATGCCGCCTCGGTGCTGATTGCGCTGAACAGGTTGTGGGGCACCGGGCTGTCGCGGCGCGAACTCATGGCGCTTGCGCTGCCGCTGGGCGCCGATGTACCCGTATTCGTCTTCGGCCAGTCCGCATTTGCCCAGGGCGTCGGCGAAGACCTGACGGCGGTGACGCTGCCGGATTGCGCGTATCTGGTGGCGCAGCCGGACGCCAGCGTGCCCACGCCACGAATATTTTCCGCACCCGATTTGACAAGGGATTCTTCTTCCATCACAATAGCGGTCTTTCTTGCTTCGCCTAATTCCCGCTTCGGCAGGAATGATTTGGAGCCGGTGGTCTACCGTCTTTACCCAGAAGTGCTTGGGGCATCGCGGTGGCTTGCTGAACAGGGAGTCCTTCGTGGAAACCCAGTTCGCATGTCGGGATCTGGTGCGTGTTTATTCGCCGAATTTTCCGAACTCTCCGAAGCCGTTTTGGCAGAAGCAGAAATATCCGCTATAATGCGCGGCGCTGATAAAACATTCAGCCAAACGCATCCACGGTTTCGGTTAGTGCAGGCATGTACTGGGTTAGCTGAACATCCGTTGCGGAATTGGATTGCAAGATAG
- a CDS encoding ribose-phosphate pyrophosphokinase has translation MANDSFMIFTGTANTRLAVDVVNHLDMSLGKMTVGRFSDGEVMVEINENVRGKDVFVLQPTCAPTNDNLMEIMVMVDALRRASAGRITAAIPYFGYARQDRRPRSARVAISAKVVANMLQVAGVDRVLTMDLHADQIQGFFDIPVDNIYAGPILLGDIWRRNFSNLVVVSPDIGGVVRARALAKQLEADLAIIDKRRPRANVSEVMNIIGEVDGRTCIIMDDMVDTAGTLCKAAQALKDRGAGAVYAYCTHPVLSGGAIDRIEASELDELVVTDTIPLSEQGQASGKIRQLSCAALLGETILRISNAESVSSLFVD, from the coding sequence ATGGCAAACGATAGCTTCATGATTTTCACGGGCACCGCCAACACTCGGCTGGCCGTGGACGTAGTCAACCACCTCGATATGTCCCTGGGCAAGATGACCGTCGGTCGCTTCTCGGACGGCGAAGTGATGGTCGAGATCAACGAGAATGTGCGCGGCAAGGACGTGTTCGTCCTGCAGCCCACCTGTGCTCCCACCAACGACAACCTGATGGAAATCATGGTGATGGTCGATGCCCTGCGCCGCGCTTCCGCTGGCCGCATCACCGCCGCCATTCCCTATTTCGGCTATGCCCGCCAGGACCGCCGCCCGCGCTCGGCGCGCGTGGCCATCTCGGCGAAGGTCGTGGCCAACATGCTGCAAGTGGCTGGCGTCGACCGCGTCCTGACGATGGACCTGCACGCTGACCAGATCCAGGGTTTCTTCGATATCCCCGTGGACAACATCTACGCGGGTCCGATCCTGCTGGGCGACATCTGGCGCCGCAATTTCTCGAACCTGGTCGTCGTGTCCCCGGACATCGGCGGCGTGGTGCGGGCCCGCGCGCTGGCCAAGCAGCTGGAAGCCGATCTGGCCATCATCGACAAGCGCCGTCCGCGCGCCAACGTGTCGGAAGTGATGAACATCATCGGTGAAGTCGACGGCCGCACCTGCATCATCATGGACGACATGGTCGACACCGCCGGCACGCTGTGCAAGGCGGCGCAGGCCCTGAAGGACCGCGGCGCCGGCGCCGTTTACGCCTATTGCACGCACCCCGTGCTGTCGGGCGGCGCCATCGACCGCATCGAAGCGTCGGAACTGGACGAACTGGTCGTCACCGACACCATTCCGCTCTCCGAGCAAGGCCAGGCCAGCGGCAAGATCCGCCAGCTGTCGTGCGCCGCGCTGCTGGGCGAGACCATCCTGCGTATCTCGAACGCGGAATCGGTCAGCTCGCTGTTCGTCGATTAA